One Camelina sativa cultivar DH55 chromosome 3, Cs, whole genome shotgun sequence genomic window carries:
- the LOC104776514 gene encoding UPF0725 protein At1g23970-like codes for MTTENSYTAHVEYWRQAEESEGFDIENISLPSSMDGIMITAGLLACDCKGWYPRLLTKLYAKLGLHRYNLLEGTNFQFDSLVKFNMLQNCLSSYYMTLLAHDSVACPLGKTFQVRVDEGKFGSLDLACSVARPKGEETTKMPFIPHFHGGASAAGIFKGELPDWPSDDALKDQKRFYFESEWQANDWISVYLELVIYVNDRLISEMHRMTEVLSQLEIVKVAIETATGDVEPPNERLKAKSANVYIVFKGLAEPRAFRRVFEIGVDIERKAIVRRVIDEHTGYLSLVGKLCGGQSTKKRSRSP; via the exons aTGACGACGGAGAACAGCTACACTGCGCATGTGGAATATTGGCGTCAAGCGGAGGAATCCGAA GGATTCGATATAGAGAATATTTCACTACCATCATCTATGGATGGAATTATGATCACTGCTGGACTGCTTGCCTGCGACTGTAAAGGATGGTATCCTCGTCTTTTGACGAAGCTTTATGCTAAGTTGGGGCTTCATCGTTACAATCTGTTGGag GGAACTAACTTCCAGTTCGATTCCCTAGTAAAATTCAACATGTTACAGAACTGTCTGTCCTCTTACTACATGACTCTGCTTGCACACGATTCAGTTGCTTGCCCATTGGGTAAAACCTTTCAGGTTCGCGTTGATGAAGGAAAATTTGGCAGTTTGGATTTAGCGTGCTCCGTTGCTAGACCTAAAGGCGAAG AGACCACCAAGATGCCCTTCATACCTCACTTTCATGGTGGCGCATCCGCTGCTGGTATCTTCAAAGGAGAATTGCCTGATTGGCCCTCCGATGATGCTTTGAAAGACCAAAAACGATTTTACTTT GAATCAGAGTGGCAAGCCAATGATTGGATTTCTGTGTATTTGGAACTTGTCATTTATGTAAATGATAGGCTCATCTCTGAA ATGCATCGGATGACAGAAGTTCTGTCCCAGTTGGAGATTGTGAAAGTCGCGATAGAAACTGCTACTGGAGATGTGGAGCCGCCGAATGAGAGACTCAAAGCCAAAAGTGCAAATGTCTACATAGTGTTTAAAGGCTTGGCAGAGCCCCGAGCCTTTCGCCGGGTTTTTGAGATTGGTGTGGATATTGAACGCAAAGCTATAGTTAGAAGAGTCATAGATGAGCATACAGGATACCTGAGTCTCGTTGGTAAGCTTTGTGGTGGTCAATCTACCAAAAAGCGGAGTAGAAGCCCATAG
- the LOC104776516 gene encoding UPF0725 protein At1g23960-like has translation METAEETAEEKYFRLQRAYWLQVAETEGFDLEHVVVPPSMIGRINGLIAYDCERYVDHYPHRMLVKHYANVGLHRYNMLKRTNFHLGSLKKFNMLQNFVSSYYMTLLAHDPRSCPSGKDFQVRVDERTYGSLDLTVSVARPKDELVTTKMPFIPHFHGGASAAGIFIGDLPDWPSDDDLKDQNRFYLVKEADLQYNNWILMYLELVIC, from the exons ATGGAGACGGCGGAGGAGACGGCGGAGGAGAAGTATTTCCGTTTGCAGAGAGCTTACTGGCTTCAAGTGGCGGAAACCGAA GGTTTTGATTTAGAGCATGTTGTTGTACCGCCATCTATGATTGGAAGGATAAATGGACTGATAGCCTACGACTGTGAACGTTATGTTGACCATTATCCTCACCGTATGTTGGTCAAGCATTATGCTAATGTGGGGCTTCATCGTTACAATATGTTGAAG AGAACTAACTTCCATCTCGGGTCCCTAAAGAAATTCAACATGTTACAGAACTTTGTGTCCTCTTACTACATGACTCTGCTTGCACACGATCCACGTTCTTGCCCATCGGGTAAAGATTTTCAAGTTCGAGTCGATGAACGCACCTACGGGAGTTTGGATTTGACAGTCTCCGTTGCTAGACCTAAAGACGAATTAG TGACCACCAAGATGCCCTTTATACCTCACTTTCACGGTGGCGCATCCGCTGCTGGTATCTTCATAGGTGATTTGCCTGATTGGCCCTCGGATGATGATTTAAAAGACCAAAACCGATTTTACTTG GTGAAGGAAGCAGATTTGCAATATAATAATTGGATTTTGATGTATTTGGAACTTGTAATTTGTTAG